A genomic segment from Thiomicrorhabdus aquaedulcis encodes:
- the fliD gene encoding flagellar filament capping protein FliD produces the protein MANEIGSTLLNSITNSTFDVGSMAKVLAEADVAGQRSIVERGTTRATTELDALKYLELNLQAFNSYVQDLSDPALFNEKKALSSNESVIKVTADETASLGSFSIESKQLAQAHNIITNSSYSSPYDTIASGSLTISVGGQVFEPIVIDAANNNLDALKRTINSGDYGVTASVINNAGSYQMMFTSKQTGAASEISLSGIAELESFTTTAQAQDAVMVLNGLTISNSSNTFNEVVEGVSFSLNSVAVGQTQSVNISQDPSKVTDAVKSFVDVYNQMDTILDELAKYDTFDLTPEQLESDQYKFYGDLAGNSTLREVRSNIKSALSGAIEEVSGNFNALSSIGMKFTLDGQLELDESILNSVASNNMEALGQLFAKGGTSSDGLVNVLSSSSKTQAGSYALNITQLATRATTDAMGVTLGTDEQVSLTRVTDNLAALSVGSGATFSLTLGDGSDPVNTKTLNITQGSYASLQDLATEMQTQIDTGFGVGMMAVSFDTAQSRFEIKAANLQGAVSLNSATGLDAQGFKTGNVYTGQKMLDLTAAESFDIKIDDSTTANISLASGRYTLEDLAYQLTNNINNNADIKASGNSVNIAANATGSNLVMTSNRYGGYSSLNITGATNASGINFGVVDTGTVKTGLSVDGTLTTASGTINIGAYADQKDGRKINISDYAFIGAEPAEVRGLSFEVLGGNLGARGEITFAQGFASRLEAMINGFFEKDTGLISRKTDSLSTKIDSYDERNKTLDLRYEKMEMKYRLQFSMLQSILSQSQSTRDSLTAQFSNNN, from the coding sequence ATGGCAAATGAAATTGGTTCCACGCTACTCAATAGCATCACAAACAGCACATTTGACGTAGGTAGTATGGCAAAAGTATTGGCAGAAGCTGATGTTGCTGGCCAACGATCTATTGTTGAAAGGGGCACAACCAGAGCTACTACAGAACTGGATGCTCTAAAGTACCTTGAGTTAAATTTGCAAGCGTTTAACAGTTATGTCCAAGATCTTTCTGATCCTGCGCTGTTTAACGAAAAGAAAGCGTTATCCTCAAATGAATCGGTTATTAAAGTAACTGCTGATGAAACCGCAAGCTTGGGCTCATTTTCGATAGAGTCTAAACAGTTAGCTCAAGCGCATAATATTATAACTAATTCTAGTTATTCATCGCCGTACGACACCATCGCATCAGGTTCTTTAACCATTTCGGTTGGTGGGCAAGTGTTTGAGCCTATTGTGATTGATGCAGCCAATAATAATTTAGATGCTCTTAAACGCACTATTAACAGTGGTGATTATGGTGTAACTGCGTCTGTTATTAATAATGCAGGCAGTTATCAAATGATGTTTACCTCAAAGCAAACGGGAGCGGCAAGCGAAATTAGTTTGTCAGGTATTGCGGAATTAGAAAGCTTTACCACAACAGCACAAGCCCAAGATGCGGTAATGGTATTAAATGGTTTAACCATTTCTAACAGTTCTAACACGTTTAATGAGGTGGTTGAGGGCGTTTCTTTTAGTTTAAACTCGGTCGCTGTTGGTCAAACACAATCGGTGAATATTTCACAAGATCCCAGCAAAGTGACCGATGCAGTTAAAAGTTTTGTTGATGTTTACAACCAAATGGACACCATATTAGACGAGTTGGCTAAATACGATACGTTCGATTTAACCCCAGAACAGTTAGAGTCAGATCAGTATAAGTTTTATGGTGATCTTGCTGGCAACAGTACTTTACGAGAGGTTAGAAGCAATATAAAGTCAGCTTTGTCGGGTGCGATTGAGGAGGTATCAGGTAATTTTAATGCGTTAAGCTCAATAGGCATGAAATTTACTTTGGATGGCCAATTAGAATTAGATGAAAGTATTTTGAATAGCGTTGCGTCTAATAACATGGAAGCGTTGGGTCAATTGTTTGCAAAAGGTGGCACATCATCGGATGGCTTGGTGAATGTATTGTCTAGTTCTAGTAAAACTCAAGCTGGCTCTTATGCCCTTAACATTACGCAACTTGCAACCCGTGCTACCACCGATGCAATGGGCGTAACATTAGGCACGGATGAGCAGGTTTCGCTAACCCGAGTCACAGATAATTTGGCAGCTTTAAGCGTTGGTTCGGGGGCCACTTTTAGTTTAACCCTTGGTGATGGTTCAGACCCTGTCAATACAAAAACACTTAACATCACACAAGGCTCTTACGCCAGCTTGCAAGACCTGGCCACAGAAATGCAAACGCAGATAGACACTGGTTTTGGTGTAGGGATGATGGCGGTGAGCTTTGATACAGCGCAATCGCGCTTTGAGATTAAGGCAGCCAATTTACAGGGCGCTGTGAGTCTTAACAGCGCAACTGGTTTAGACGCGCAGGGTTTTAAAACAGGTAATGTCTACACTGGTCAAAAAATGCTTGATTTAACGGCTGCAGAATCATTTGATATTAAGATAGATGACTCGACGACCGCAAATATTTCTTTAGCAAGTGGGCGCTATACGCTGGAAGATTTAGCGTATCAACTGACCAATAACATTAACAATAATGCAGACATTAAAGCCTCTGGTAACTCTGTAAATATTGCGGCTAATGCAACCGGCAGCAACTTGGTCATGACATCAAATCGTTATGGTGGTTACTCCAGTTTAAATATTACGGGAGCGACTAATGCCTCCGGTATAAACTTTGGTGTTGTGGATACGGGTACGGTTAAAACTGGTTTGAGTGTTGACGGTACGCTTACAACAGCCTCTGGCACCATTAATATTGGGGCTTATGCCGACCAAAAAGATGGCCGAAAAATAAACATTAGTGATTATGCGTTTATTGGCGCCGAGCCTGCAGAAGTAAGAGGTTTGTCTTTTGAAGTATTGGGCGGCAATCTAGGTGCTCGCGGTGAGATAACCTTTGCTCAGGGTTTTGCCAGTCGTTTAGAAGCCATGATAAATGGTTTTTTTGAAAAAGATACGGGCTTGATTTCTAGAAAAACAGACTCATTGAGTACTAAAATTGACAGCTATGATGAGCGTAATAAAACACTTGATTTACGTTATGAAAAAATGGAAATGAAATATCGACTTCAGTTTTCTATGTTGCAGTCGATACTGTCACAGTCACAGTCAACAAGAGATTCTTTGACTGCTCAATTTAGTAATAACAACTAA
- a CDS encoding flagellar protein FlaG has translation MNDFTSIQPNNLASMLYGKSEKPIASSDYNEVIKQDVLPEVLSRQIELNNLEYREVGGQINVAEIDSQVASLNSQMQKLQNYLKFERNEDSDRLVIFIKDSETDEVIRQIPTEDFLNISKSITQYLEMNNKVSEKVSSPVGLITNETV, from the coding sequence ATGAACGATTTTACGAGCATACAACCTAATAACTTGGCTAGTATGTTATATGGTAAATCTGAAAAGCCCATCGCCTCTAGCGACTATAATGAAGTAATTAAACAAGATGTTTTGCCAGAGGTTCTTAGCAGACAAATTGAGCTTAATAATTTAGAGTATCGAGAGGTTGGTGGCCAAATTAATGTAGCTGAGATAGACAGCCAAGTAGCGAGTCTAAATTCTCAGATGCAAAAGCTTCAAAATTATTTAAAATTTGAACGAAATGAAGATTCCGATAGATTGGTTATTTTCATAAAAGACAGTGAAACAGATGAAGTAATTCGTCAGATTCCAACAGAAGACTTTTTAAATATTTCTAAAAGTATTACTCAATATTTAGAAATGAATAATAAGGTCTCTGAAAAAGTTTCATCGCCAGTTGGTTTGATTACTAACGAAACTGTGTAG
- a CDS encoding flagellar protein FlaG — translation MDINSVNPFALNQSVQSTEKLHSANDTKLMAESSVVSPKSSAQKEATEELKVQAGSVNNLLNQLGQAITFAVDETTQHSVVKVVDKTTGEVIKQYPNEGSLQMMKNIQNYLESVQKTGLSSKEGLTGALFNEII, via the coding sequence ATGGATATTAATTCAGTTAATCCATTTGCTTTGAATCAAAGTGTTCAATCTACTGAAAAGTTGCATAGTGCCAATGATACAAAGTTAATGGCTGAATCATCAGTCGTCTCTCCAAAATCAAGTGCACAAAAAGAAGCAACGGAAGAATTAAAGGTTCAAGCAGGTTCGGTTAACAATCTGTTGAATCAACTTGGGCAAGCGATTACTTTTGCTGTGGACGAAACCACGCAACACTCGGTGGTAAAAGTAGTTGATAAAACGACTGGTGAAGTGATAAAACAATACCCAAACGAAGGATCATTGCAGATGATGAAAAACATCCAAAATTATCTAGAGTCAGTACAGAAAACAGGTTTATCAAGTAAAGAAGGTTTGACAGGTGCTTTGTTTAATGAAATCATATAA
- a CDS encoding flagellin, translating to MAMVINTNMGAMNAQRTLNTSALEQSTSMARLTSGLRINGAADDAAGLAVVTGMNTQSIGTQQSIRNANDAVGMIQTMDGAAEEVVNMLQRMRELSLQSMNGTYNNDNRDQMQSEFKQLQSEVVRVADTTKFNGMNVMNASSFSAGALSVGQISAGTIASVGNASAGNNFKAHVGWEGGHTNRIGVAMLDFGTLTSLTSADVRLMSGNPASVTFASAVGFASAAVSAIDSDLAAISTMRANWGAIQNRLDYTVSNLANVDENINASRSRIEDADFAKESANLARTQVLQQAGMSMLSQANQNSQSVLSLLR from the coding sequence ATGGCAATGGTAATCAATACAAATATGGGGGCAATGAATGCCCAACGCACACTTAATACTAGTGCATTAGAACAATCAACTTCTATGGCGCGTTTGACATCCGGTCTAAGAATTAATGGTGCAGCAGATGATGCGGCTGGCTTAGCGGTAGTAACAGGCATGAATACTCAGTCAATTGGTACTCAGCAGTCTATTAGAAATGCCAATGATGCGGTTGGAATGATTCAAACAATGGATGGAGCGGCTGAAGAAGTTGTTAATATGCTTCAGCGTATGCGTGAGTTAAGCCTTCAATCAATGAACGGTACTTACAATAATGATAACCGTGATCAGATGCAATCTGAGTTTAAACAACTGCAAAGTGAAGTAGTTCGCGTTGCAGACACTACTAAATTCAATGGTATGAATGTCATGAATGCATCATCGTTTAGTGCAGGAGCTCTATCGGTTGGTCAAATTAGTGCTGGTACTATTGCTAGCGTTGGCAATGCAAGTGCTGGCAATAACTTTAAAGCGCATGTGGGTTGGGAGGGTGGTCACACTAACCGAATTGGTGTGGCCATGTTAGATTTTGGCACGCTAACCTCTTTAACAAGTGCAGATGTTAGATTAATGAGTGGAAATCCTGCAAGTGTGACATTCGCTTCTGCGGTTGGGTTTGCTTCTGCTGCTGTGAGTGCGATTGATTCTGATTTGGCGGCTATTTCGACAATGCGAGCTAACTGGGGTGCGATTCAAAACCGTTTAGATTACACCGTTTCTAACCTGGCAAACGTGGATGAAAATATTAATGCTTCACGCTCACGTATCGAAGATGCCGATTTTGCAAAAGAATCAGCAAACCTAGCGCGTACACAGGTTCTTCAGCAGGCTGGAATGAGTATGCTATCGCAGGCTAATCAAAACTCTCAAAGTGTTTTATCACTACTAAGATAG